The following are encoded together in the Cicer arietinum cultivar CDC Frontier isolate Library 1 chromosome 2, Cicar.CDCFrontier_v2.0, whole genome shotgun sequence genome:
- the LOC101491934 gene encoding uncharacterized protein — protein MAASTTTDGPVMSLINKRLRALRKKLNRITAMEESQSQGKPLNKEQEEVLRSKSSVLALIDEFEKLRQPLSSALTEELDLALQNTRETLPENSAPVSERLNESQNKNGDVVEDVINLLYFGSLFEVKSQNDFTSTMLTRTHERGCCLTYDYVTDDATDLLGEKDLDSISALFGLLISRPADSSFSHKNALRRCIEHAKLWISRAEQPIDPNVDVTYAGLREKLNKIMSSEYFTTTPEMKDTVEVAAAAGNYASFQVPVHGSVVSVEGSDSQPEEKDEGTANFQVQGSGDDLSGPDGEFQKDEVEGEIAVEVVSVQHEQQTNPQVDMEHNQPDGEAMEQQYYPRRGYQNQRGGRGGGGRRGYSNGRGGRGGGGGGRGGGYPNGRNQFNDQPGNYYPRSYYNNNRGRGGRGGGYYNNHGAGGQVNHVAGDVGVQS, from the exons ATGGAAGAGTCACAATCCCAAGGAAAACCACTCAACAAAGAACAAGAAGAAGTTCTTCGTTCAAAATCCTCCGTTCTCGCTCTCATTGACGAGTTCGAGAAGCTTCGTCAGCCTCTTTCATCTGCCTTAACAGAAGAACTCGACCTCGCACTTCAAAACACACGCGAAACCCTACCTGAGAATTCGGCGCCGGTATCTGAACGATTGAACGAAAGCCAAAACAAAAATGGTGATGTCGTTGAGGATGTTATCAATTTGCTTTATTTCGGTTCACTCTTTGAAGTGAAATCGCAGAACGATTTCACTTCTACGATGCTTACGAGAACGCATGAGCGTGGTTGTTGTTTGACTTATGATTATGTTACTGATGATGCAACCGATCTGCTCGGCGAAAAGGATTTAGACTCGATCTCGGCGTTGTTTGGGTTGTTGATCTCCAGACCTGCTGATTCGAGCTTTTCGCATAAGAACGCACTTCGGAGATGCATTGAACATGCTAAGTTGTGGATTTCTAGGGCTGAACAACCTATTGATCCCAATGTTGATGTTACAT ATGCTGGTTTGAGGGAGAAGTTGAATAAGATTATGTCTTCGGAGTACTTTACAACTACTCCTGAGATGAAAGATACGGTCGAAGTTGCTGCTGCTGCTGGAAATTATGCGTCTTTTCAGGTTCCGGTGCATGGTTCTGTGGTTTCTGTTGAAGGTTCTGATTCTCAGCCTGAGGAGAAG GATGAAGGAACTGCAAATTTTCAAGTACAAGGATCTGGAGATGATCTGTCTGGCCCTGATGGGGAGTTTCAGAAG GATGAAGTAGAAGGAGAAATTGCAGTGGAGGTGGTATCGGTCCAACACGAGCAGCAGACGAATCCGCAGGTGGATATGGAACACAATCAACCAGATGGAGAGGCAATGGAGCAACAATATTACCCCAGGAGAGGTTATCAGAATCAAAGAGGTGGTCGTGGTGGAGGTGGTAGGAGGGGTTATTCAAATGGTCGTGGAGGtcgtggtggtggtggtggaggcAGAGGAGGAGGGTACCCGAATGGCCGTAACCAATTCAATGATCAGCCTGGAAATTATTATCCAAGGAGCTATTATAACAACAACAGAGGAAGAGGAGGCAGAGGTGGTGGATACTATAACAACCATGGTGCAGGTGGTCAAGTTAATCATGTTGCAGGTGATGTTGGAGTGCAATCTTGA